The Streptococcus oralis Uo5 genome includes a window with the following:
- the dltB gene encoding D-alanyl-lipoteichoic acid biosynthesis protein DltB, giving the protein MMELYKQLPHLEPYGDLQYFLYVIAATLPIFIGLFFKKRFALYEVLVSLFFIVTMLVGGKTNQISALILYVIWQVLLVSFYKRYRKKRDSKWIFYLVSFLSLLPIVFVKVSPAIHGPQSLFGFLGISYLTFRAVGVIVELRDGVIKELTIWQFLRFLLFMPTFSSGPIDRFKRFNENYETIPERDELMDMLEEAVKYIMLGFLYKFILAHILGETLLPPLKNLALQTGGFFNLYALAVMYTFGLELFFDFAGYSMFALAISNLMGIHSPINFNKPFLSRDLKEFWNRWHMSLSFWFRDFVFMRMVMVLTRKKVFKNRNVTSSVAYILNMLIMGFWHGVTWYYIAYGLFHGIGLVINDAWVRKKKALNKERKKAGKGSLPENRWIQLLGMVVTFHVVMVSFLIFSGFLNDLWFKK; this is encoded by the coding sequence ATGATGGAGCTTTATAAACAGCTACCTCATTTGGAACCTTATGGTGATCTTCAGTACTTTTTATACGTAATTGCTGCGACTTTACCTATCTTTATTGGTCTTTTTTTCAAGAAACGCTTTGCCTTGTATGAGGTGCTTGTTAGTCTCTTCTTTATCGTCACCATGTTGGTCGGTGGAAAGACGAATCAAATAAGCGCTTTGATCCTTTATGTTATCTGGCAAGTACTGCTTGTATCTTTCTACAAAAGGTACAGGAAAAAGCGGGATAGTAAATGGATATTTTACCTGGTTAGCTTTCTATCCCTATTGCCAATCGTCTTTGTGAAAGTATCTCCTGCTATTCATGGACCTCAATCTTTGTTTGGATTTTTAGGGATTTCTTACTTGACCTTTCGTGCAGTTGGGGTTATCGTTGAGTTGAGAGACGGTGTCATCAAGGAATTAACGATCTGGCAATTCTTACGTTTTCTTCTTTTTATGCCGACTTTCTCAAGTGGTCCCATTGATCGTTTCAAACGCTTCAATGAAAATTACGAGACCATTCCTGAGCGGGATGAGCTGATGGATATGCTAGAAGAGGCTGTCAAATATATCATGCTTGGCTTCCTCTACAAGTTTATCTTGGCTCACATTTTAGGAGAGACATTATTGCCTCCGCTGAAAAATTTGGCCTTGCAGACAGGTGGTTTCTTTAACCTCTACGCTTTAGCGGTCATGTACACCTTTGGTCTGGAACTCTTCTTTGACTTTGCGGGCTACTCTATGTTTGCCTTAGCTATTTCAAACTTGATGGGTATTCATAGTCCTATCAACTTTAACAAGCCCTTTTTGTCAAGGGATTTAAAAGAGTTTTGGAATCGCTGGCACATGAGTCTGTCTTTCTGGTTCCGTGACTTTGTCTTTATGCGGATGGTCATGGTGTTGACCAGAAAGAAGGTCTTTAAAAATCGCAATGTGACCTCAAGTGTAGCCTATATTCTCAATATGCTGATTATGGGATTTTGGCATGGTGTGACCTGGTACTATATCGCCTATGGACTTTTCCATGGGATTGGGCTAGTCATCAATGACGCTTGGGTTCGTAAGAAAAAAGCGCTCAATAAAGAACGGAAAAAAGCTGGAAAGGGTTCCTTACCTGAGAATCGCTGGATTCAGTTGCTTGGCATGGTTGTCACCTTCCATGTCGTGATGGTTTCATTCTTAATCTTTTCTGGATTTTTGAATGATTTATGGTTTAAAAAATAA
- a CDS encoding teichoic acid D-Ala incorporation-associated protein DltX, giving the protein MKKQRNLHVFLGRTALYFVILLGLLYFFSYLGQSQGTFIYNEF; this is encoded by the coding sequence ATGAAAAAACAACGAAATTTACATGTATTCTTAGGCCGGACGGCTCTATATTTTGTAATCTTGCTTGGTTTACTTTATTTTTTTAGTTACCTTGGTCAGAGCCAAGGCACCTTTATTTATAATGAGTTCTAG
- the nt5e gene encoding cell surface ecto-5'-nucleotidase Nt5e: protein MNKRSLLPVLSTALLAPAFLAGQVYAEEATAPAESPAVVANPVTSETPVAPTTEAATPTSVESAEAKEAPVESPKSEEKDTVILHTNDVHGRIVEEKGVIGDAKLATVIEQERAKSNQTTLVVDAGDAFQGLPISNSTKGEARAEILNKMQYDAMAVGNHEFDFGLDEAKKYKEILKFPLLSSNTYVNGARLFEASTIVDKDKTVEGDEFVVIGVTTPETATKTHPKNVKGVTFTDPISEVNKVIEEVQAKARAEGKDYKHYVVLAHLGVDTTTPVEWRGSTLAEALSKNPRLKGKRVTVIDGHSHTVESTTYGDNVTYNQTGSYLHNVGKITYKSRQLLGNPTQIPAADAKKLPANPTVEKLVKDIKQKYDAENAVEVVSNSPVELNGDRENVRVRETNLGNVVADSLYQYGQTGFSHPTDIAVTNGGGLRETIAKGKPITKGNVIAVLPFGNTISQIQVTGQQVLDMFEKSLGSILQVDKDGKKVLDENGQPLLEPSGGFLQVSGVKVYYDTNLPSGKRVLAIQVKNRTTGRYDLLDLAKIYYLATNDFLAAGGDGYTMLGGAREEGPSMDAAFEEYLKTADLTQYEKINPNSRTISVDSKNFSLPVETPQTNAAASDATTNVPLTYEVAGQFSKKAVVSEKALPNTGSEQSIFLLLMGMVAGLAGILSSRKPKLK from the coding sequence ATGAACAAACGTTCTTTGTTACCTGTCTTGTCGACAGCCCTGTTAGCTCCAGCCTTCTTAGCTGGACAAGTCTATGCTGAAGAAGCAACTGCCCCTGCAGAAAGCCCTGCAGTTGTAGCTAATCCAGTAACTTCAGAAACTCCTGTAGCTCCAACAACTGAGGCGGCAACTCCCACAAGTGTTGAATCGGCGGAAGCAAAGGAAGCTCCTGTTGAATCTCCTAAAAGCGAAGAAAAAGACACCGTTATCTTGCACACCAATGATGTTCACGGTCGTATCGTAGAGGAAAAAGGAGTTATTGGAGATGCTAAGCTAGCGACTGTCATCGAGCAGGAACGCGCGAAATCAAATCAAACGACTCTCGTCGTAGATGCGGGAGACGCCTTCCAAGGTTTACCGATTTCCAACTCTACAAAGGGTGAAGCACGCGCTGAAATTCTTAATAAGATGCAGTATGATGCCATGGCAGTAGGAAATCATGAGTTTGACTTTGGTTTAGACGAAGCTAAGAAATACAAGGAAATCTTGAAATTCCCATTACTTAGTTCAAATACCTACGTCAATGGTGCTCGTCTCTTTGAAGCTTCTACAATCGTTGATAAAGATAAGACTGTGGAAGGTGATGAGTTTGTTGTAATCGGCGTGACAACACCTGAAACAGCTACCAAAACTCACCCTAAAAATGTCAAAGGGGTAACCTTTACAGATCCAATCTCCGAGGTGAATAAGGTTATCGAAGAAGTCCAAGCCAAGGCTCGTGCAGAAGGCAAGGACTACAAACACTATGTTGTGCTGGCTCACTTGGGTGTGGATACTACAACTCCAGTCGAATGGCGTGGTTCAACTTTGGCAGAAGCCTTGTCTAAAAATCCTCGTTTGAAAGGGAAACGCGTAACAGTAATCGACGGTCACTCTCATACAGTAGAATCAACGACTTATGGAGACAATGTTACCTATAACCAGACGGGAAGCTACCTTCATAATGTAGGAAAAATCACCTACAAATCACGTCAGCTTTTGGGCAATCCAACTCAGATTCCGGCTGCTGATGCTAAAAAATTACCAGCCAATCCAACAGTTGAAAAACTAGTCAAAGACATTAAACAAAAATACGATGCTGAAAATGCTGTTGAAGTCGTTTCAAACAGCCCTGTAGAACTCAATGGAGATCGTGAAAATGTTCGGGTTCGTGAAACCAACCTCGGAAACGTTGTAGCAGATTCTCTCTATCAGTATGGTCAGACAGGATTTAGCCATCCGACTGACATCGCTGTTACAAATGGTGGTGGCTTGCGTGAAACCATTGCAAAAGGCAAACCGATCACTAAAGGAAATGTCATTGCCGTTCTTCCATTTGGAAATACCATCTCACAAATCCAAGTGACTGGGCAACAAGTATTGGATATGTTTGAAAAGTCACTCGGATCTATCTTGCAGGTCGATAAGGATGGCAAGAAGGTCTTGGATGAGAACGGCCAACCATTGTTAGAGCCAAGTGGTGGTTTCTTGCAAGTTTCAGGTGTGAAGGTCTACTATGATACCAACCTGCCATCAGGTAAACGTGTCTTGGCCATCCAGGTCAAAAACCGCACGACTGGTCGTTATGATCTCCTAGACCTCGCAAAAATCTACTATCTTGCAACCAATGATTTCCTAGCTGCGGGTGGCGATGGCTACACGATGTTAGGTGGTGCGCGAGAAGAAGGTCCTTCTATGGATGCAGCCTTTGAAGAGTATCTGAAAACCGCTGATTTGACCCAGTATGAAAAGATCAATCCGAACTCACGGACGATTTCTGTGGATTCTAAAAACTTTAGTCTACCAGTAGAAACGCCTCAAACGAATGCAGCTGCTAGCGATGCGACTACAAATGTACCACTTACTTATGAGGTGGCAGGTCAATTTAGCAAGAAGGCAGTTGTCTCAGAAAAAGCTCTTCCAAATACAGGAAGTGAACAATCCATCTTCTTGCTCTTGATGGGAATGGTAGCTGGTCTGGCAGGTATCTTATCGAGCCGAAAACCAAAGCTAAAATAG
- the adcR gene encoding zinc-dependent transcriptional regulator AdcR → MRQLAQEIDNFLNEVILRSENQHEILIGHCTSDVALTNTQEHILMLLSEESLTNSELARRLNVSQAAVTKAIKSLVKEGMLETSRDPKDARVIFYQLTELARPVAEEHHHHHEHTLSAYEQVANQFTPNEQEVIQRFLTALVGEIK, encoded by the coding sequence ATGAGACAGCTTGCACAGGAAATCGATAACTTTTTAAACGAGGTGATCTTGAGATCTGAGAACCAGCATGAAATTCTGATTGGGCATTGCACAAGTGATGTAGCCTTGACCAATACTCAGGAACACATCCTCATGCTCTTGTCGGAAGAATCCCTAACCAACTCGGAGCTGGCTCGTCGTCTCAATGTCAGTCAGGCAGCAGTGACCAAGGCTATCAAGTCTTTGGTCAAAGAGGGCATGTTAGAGACATCCAGAGATCCAAAGGATGCGCGTGTGATCTTTTATCAACTGACAGAACTAGCTCGACCGGTGGCAGAGGAACACCACCACCATCATGAGCACACGCTCTCAGCCTATGAACAAGTAGCGAATCAGTTTACTCCAAATGAACAAGAAGTCATCCAGCGGTTTTTAACTGCTTTAGTAGGAGAAATCAAATAA
- the dltC gene encoding D-alanine--poly(phosphoribitol) ligase subunit DltC: MDIKSEVIEIIDELFMEDVSDMMDEDLFDAGVLDSMGTVELIVEIENRFDIRVPVTEFGRDDWNTANKIVEGITELKHA, translated from the coding sequence ATGGATATCAAATCAGAAGTTATTGAAATTATTGATGAGTTGTTTATGGAAGATGTTTCTGACATGATGGATGAAGATCTTTTTGATGCCGGTGTCTTGGATAGTATGGGAACGGTTGAATTGATTGTTGAGATTGAAAACCGTTTTGACATTCGTGTTCCAGTGACGGAATTCGGTCGTGATGACTGGAATACGGCTAATAAAATCGTAGAAGGCATTACGGAGTTGAAGCATGCTTAA
- a CDS encoding zinc ABC transporter substrate-binding protein AdcA, protein MKKISLLLASLCALFLVACSNQKQADGKLNIVTTFYPVYEFTKQVAGDTANVELLIGAGTEPHEYEPSAKAVAKIQDADIFVYENENMETWVPKLLESLDKKKVKTIKATGDMLLLPGGEEEEEGHDHGGEGHHHDYDPHVWLSPARAIKLVEHIRDSLSADYPDKKETFEKNAAAYIEKLQALDKAYTDGLSQAKQKSFVTQHAAFNYLALDYGLKQVSISGLSPDAEPSAARLAELTEYIKKNKISYIYFEENASQALANTLSKETGVKLDVLNPLESLTEEATKAGEDYISVMEKNLKALKQTTDQEGPEIEPEKEENTKTVHNGYFEDADVKDRTLSDYVGNWQSVYPFLEDGTFDQVFDYKAKLTGKMTKDEYKAYYKKGYQTDVTKINITDNTMEFIQGGQTKKFTYKYVGKKILTYKKGNRGVRFLFEATDADAGQFKYVQFSDHNIAPVKAEHFHIFFGGTSQEALFEEMDNWPTYYPDNLSGQEIAQEMLAH, encoded by the coding sequence ATGAAAAAAATTAGCTTACTATTGGCTAGCCTATGTGCCTTGTTTTTAGTGGCTTGTTCCAATCAAAAGCAAGCAGATGGCAAGCTAAATATCGTGACAACCTTTTACCCTGTCTACGAATTTACCAAACAAGTCGCAGGAGATACCGCTAATGTAGAACTTCTAATCGGTGCTGGTACAGAACCTCACGAATACGAACCGTCTGCAAAGGCAGTTGCTAAAATCCAAGATGCAGATATCTTTGTCTATGAAAATGAAAATATGGAAACTTGGGTTCCAAAATTACTAGAATCCTTGGATAAGAAAAAAGTGAAAACCATCAAGGCGACAGGTGATATGCTCCTCTTGCCAGGTGGTGAGGAAGAAGAGGAAGGGCATGACCATGGCGGTGAAGGTCACCATCACGACTACGATCCCCACGTTTGGCTTTCACCAGCACGCGCCATCAAACTGGTAGAGCATATTCGTGACAGCTTGTCAGCAGATTATCCTGATAAAAAAGAGACTTTTGAGAAGAATGCGGCTGCCTATATCGAAAAATTGCAAGCCTTGGACAAGGCCTACACAGATGGCTTGTCTCAAGCCAAACAAAAGAGCTTTGTGACCCAGCACGCTGCCTTTAACTACCTTGCCTTGGACTACGGTCTCAAGCAAGTATCCATCTCAGGTCTCTCACCAGATGCAGAGCCATCAGCAGCACGTTTGGCAGAATTGACAGAGTATATCAAGAAAAACAAGATTTCTTATATCTACTTTGAGGAAAATGCCTCACAAGCTCTCGCCAATACCCTCTCAAAAGAAACGGGCGTCAAACTAGATGTGCTCAATCCGCTGGAAAGTCTGACAGAAGAAGCAACCAAGGCCGGTGAGGACTATATCTCCGTGATGGAGAAAAACCTCAAGGCTTTGAAACAAACAACAGACCAAGAAGGACCAGAAATTGAGCCAGAAAAGGAAGAAAACACCAAGACAGTTCACAATGGTTACTTTGAGGATGCAGATGTCAAAGACCGTACCTTGAGTGACTATGTAGGCAACTGGCAGTCGGTCTATCCTTTCCTTGAGGATGGAACCTTTGATCAAGTCTTTGACTACAAGGCTAAGTTGACTGGCAAGATGACTAAGGATGAGTATAAGGCCTACTATAAAAAAGGCTATCAGACAGATGTGACTAAGATCAACATCACGGACAACACTATGGAATTCATCCAAGGTGGCCAAACCAAGAAATTCACCTACAAGTATGTCGGCAAGAAAATCTTGACTTATAAGAAAGGTAATCGTGGTGTGCGCTTCCTTTTTGAAGCGACAGATGCGGACGCTGGACAGTTCAAGTATGTTCAGTTTAGTGACCACAATATCGCCCCAGTTAAGGCAGAACATTTCCATATCTTCTTTGGAGGTACTAGCCAAGAAGCCCTCTTTGAAGAGATGGACAACTGGCCAACCTACTACCCAGATAACCTATCTGGCCAAGAAATCGCCCAAGAAATGTTGGCGCATTGA
- the dltD gene encoding D-alanyl-lipoteichoic acid biosynthesis protein DltD, giving the protein MLKRLWLIFGPLLLASILVFLLIFFYPNNPSHNLMEEKYSAAAISSESFKERSQKVRAFTEPNMRFIPFFGSSEWIRFDSMHPAVLAEKYSRPYRPYFLGQAGAASLNQYFGMQQILPEIEEKQAVFVISPQWFTEEDYEPAFFQNYFNNDQLTAFLENQSGDIAAKHAAKRLLKQNPGVSMKGIVEKLSKGEELSEVDHAIIKAFARFNERQASLFGQFSIRGKLKYKEHVENYLNDLPDQFSYEELEKIARKDAEANTNNNDMGIENQFYKTQVKDYLEKYKGYQKNYNFLKSSEYNDLQLVLNQFAKSKVNVLFVIQPVNKKWMAHTGLSEEMYQHAVEKIRYQLESQGFTNIADFSKKGGDPYFVKDTIHIGWLGWLAFDKVVNPFLTDPTPAPDYKMNDRFFSKDWATYDGKIKDFQ; this is encoded by the coding sequence ATGCTTAAACGCTTGTGGCTGATTTTCGGGCCTCTGCTTCTTGCTAGTATTCTTGTTTTCTTACTAATCTTTTTCTATCCAAACAATCCAAGTCATAATTTGATGGAAGAGAAATATTCTGCAGCAGCGATTAGTTCGGAAAGTTTTAAAGAGAGAAGTCAAAAAGTGAGAGCCTTTACGGAACCAAATATGCGCTTTATTCCCTTTTTTGGCTCAAGTGAGTGGATTCGTTTTGATAGCATGCACCCAGCGGTCTTGGCGGAGAAGTATAGCCGTCCCTACCGTCCTTACTTTTTGGGGCAAGCAGGAGCAGCTTCTCTCAATCAGTATTTCGGCATGCAGCAGATCTTGCCAGAAATCGAGGAAAAGCAGGCGGTATTTGTCATTTCGCCTCAGTGGTTTACAGAGGAGGACTATGAACCAGCATTCTTCCAAAACTACTTTAACAACGATCAGTTGACAGCCTTTCTAGAGAATCAATCGGGAGATATAGCAGCCAAACATGCAGCTAAACGTCTCTTAAAGCAAAATCCTGGAGTCTCTATGAAGGGGATCGTTGAGAAGCTGTCAAAGGGTGAGGAATTATCAGAGGTTGATCATGCTATTATCAAGGCTTTTGCGCGTTTTAATGAGCGTCAGGCCTCTCTATTTGGGCAATTTTCCATTCGAGGAAAACTCAAGTACAAGGAACATGTGGAGAACTATTTAAACGATCTTCCGGATCAATTTTCTTATGAAGAGTTAGAAAAAATTGCTCGAAAGGATGCAGAAGCCAATACCAATAATAACGATATGGGAATTGAAAATCAATTTTATAAGACTCAGGTGAAAGACTACCTCGAGAAGTATAAGGGCTATCAAAAAAATTACAATTTCCTCAAGTCGTCTGAATACAATGATTTGCAGTTGGTTCTCAATCAATTTGCCAAATCAAAGGTCAATGTCCTTTTTGTGATCCAGCCTGTCAATAAAAAATGGATGGCCCATACAGGGCTCAGCGAGGAAATGTACCAACATGCTGTTGAAAAAATTCGTTACCAGTTAGAAAGTCAAGGTTTCACCAACATTGCTGACTTTTCTAAAAAAGGCGGAGATCCCTACTTTGTTAAGGATACTATTCATATTGGTTGGTTGGGTTGGCTAGCTTTTGATAAGGTTGTCAATCCCTTCTTAACGGATCCGACCCCAGCTCCAGACTATAAAATGAATGACCGCTTCTTCAGCAAGGACTGGGCGACCTATGATGGAAAGATCAAAGATTTTCAATAG
- a CDS encoding metal ABC transporter permease — MLSLLSYDFMQRAFLAVIAMSLFSPVLGTFLILRRQSLMSDTLSHVSLSGVAFGLVLGISPTISTIAIVLIAAVFLEYLRTVYKNFMEIGTAILMSTGLAVSLIVMSKGKSSSSMSLDQYLFGSIVTISQEQVIFLFAIAAVVLLLTFLFLRPMYILTFDEDTAFVDGLPVRTMSILFNMVTGVAIALMIPAAGALLVSTIMVLPASIALRLGKNFKSVMLLASAIGFLGMVAGLYISYYAETPASASITIIFVAVFLLVSLLKRFIK; from the coding sequence ATGCTTAGTTTGTTATCCTATGACTTTATGCAGCGAGCCTTTTTGGCTGTCATTGCCATGAGTCTCTTTTCTCCAGTTCTTGGGACCTTCCTTATCTTACGTCGTCAGAGTCTCATGAGCGACACCCTCAGTCACGTTTCTCTATCAGGGGTAGCCTTTGGTCTGGTTTTAGGAATTTCTCCAACGATTTCAACCATTGCTATTGTCTTGATTGCAGCGGTTTTTCTGGAGTATCTCCGTACGGTTTACAAGAACTTTATGGAAATCGGGACTGCCATCCTCATGTCGACAGGGCTTGCAGTCTCCCTTATCGTGATGAGTAAGGGGAAAAGTTCGAGTTCCATGAGTCTGGATCAATACCTCTTTGGTTCGATTGTGACCATTAGCCAGGAGCAGGTGATATTCCTCTTTGCCATTGCTGCGGTCGTTTTGCTCTTGACTTTCTTGTTCTTGCGACCAATGTATATCCTGACTTTTGATGAGGATACGGCCTTTGTGGATGGCTTGCCAGTTCGTACCATGTCTATCCTCTTTAACATGGTAACAGGGGTGGCTATTGCCCTTATGATTCCAGCTGCGGGAGCTCTTCTGGTGTCGACCATTATGGTCTTGCCAGCTAGTATTGCCCTTCGTCTAGGGAAAAACTTTAAATCCGTTATGTTACTAGCCAGCGCTATTGGCTTTTTGGGAATGGTGGCAGGGCTCTATATATCCTACTATGCGGAAACCCCTGCTAGCGCTAGTATCACCATTATCTTTGTAGCTGTCTTTTTGTTAGTCAGTCTACTGAAACGTTTTATCAAATAG
- a CDS encoding metal ABC transporter ATP-binding protein, whose translation MRYITVEDLSFYYDKEPVLEHINYSVDSGEFVTLTGENGAAKTTLIKASLGILQPRFGKVTISKTNTHGKKLRIAYLPQQIASFNAGFPSTVYEFVKSGRYPRKGWFRRLNAHDEEHIKASLDSVGMWEHRDKRIGSLSGGQKQRAVIARMFASDPDIFVLDEPTTGMDAGSKNEFYELMHHSAHHHGKAVLMITHDPEEVKDYADRNIHLVRNQDSPWRCFNVHESDQEVEHA comes from the coding sequence ATGCGGTATATTACAGTAGAGGACTTGTCTTTCTATTATGACAAGGAACCTGTCCTCGAGCATATCAACTACAGTGTTGATAGTGGGGAGTTTGTCACCCTGACTGGTGAAAATGGGGCTGCCAAGACGACTCTTATCAAGGCGAGTCTAGGCATCTTGCAGCCGAGATTTGGCAAGGTAACCATCTCAAAGACAAATACTCATGGGAAAAAGCTTAGGATAGCCTATCTTCCCCAGCAGATAGCCAGTTTTAATGCTGGCTTTCCAAGTACGGTTTATGAATTTGTCAAGTCGGGTCGCTATCCGCGAAAGGGCTGGTTCCGTCGTTTGAATGCCCACGATGAGGAGCATATCAAGGCTAGTCTAGACTCAGTTGGTATGTGGGAACACCGTGATAAACGGATTGGTTCCCTCTCTGGTGGGCAAAAGCAACGAGCAGTGATTGCTCGGATGTTTGCTTCTGACCCAGATATCTTTGTCTTGGATGAGCCGACAACAGGGATGGATGCAGGGAGCAAAAATGAATTTTACGAACTCATGCACCACAGTGCTCATCACCATGGCAAGGCTGTTTTGATGATTACCCATGACCCTGAGGAAGTCAAGGACTATGCGGATCGCAATATTCATCTAGTTCGTAACCAAGATTCGCCATGGCGTTGTTTCAACGTTCACGAAAGCGACCAGGAGGTGGAGCATGCTTAG
- the dltA gene encoding D-alanine--poly(phosphoribitol) ligase subunit DltA, protein MSNIPIKDMIETIEHFAQTQPTYPVYNVLGQEQTYGDLKTDSDSLAAAIDRLDLPEKSPVVVYGGQEYEMLATFVALTKSGHAYIPIDSHSALERVSAIVEVAEPSLIIAISDFPLEQTSTPMMNLAQVQEAFAQASSYEMNHPVKGDDNYYIIFTSGTTGKPKGVQISHDNLLSFTNWMITDKEFATPSRPQMLAQPPYSFDLSVMYWAPTLALGGTLFALPSAITQDFKKLFATIFSLPIAIWTSTPSFADMAMLSEDFNSEKMPGITHFYFDGEELTVKTAQKLRERFPNARIINAYGPTEATVALSAVAVTDEMLATLKRLPIGYTKADSPTFVIDEEGKKVPNGEQGEIIVSGPAVSKGYMNNPEKTAEAFFEFEGLPAYHTGDVGTLTDEGLLLYGGRMDFQIKFNGYRIELEDVSQNLNKSRFIESAVAVPRYNKDHKVQNLLAYVILKDGVRQQFERNIDITKAIKEDLADIMMSYMMPSKFLYRDSLPLTPNGKIDIKGLINEVNSR, encoded by the coding sequence GTGTCTAATATACCGATAAAAGATATGATTGAAACGATTGAGCACTTTGCTCAAACACAACCAACATATCCTGTTTACAATGTTTTAGGCCAAGAACAAACTTATGGTGATCTGAAGACTGATTCAGATAGTTTAGCTGCAGCCATCGATCGACTTGATTTGCCTGAGAAATCTCCTGTTGTTGTCTATGGCGGACAGGAGTATGAGATGCTGGCTACCTTTGTTGCGCTGACTAAGTCGGGACATGCCTATATTCCAATTGATAGCCATTCGGCCTTGGAACGAGTTTCTGCTATCGTAGAAGTTGCAGAGCCAAGTTTGATTATTGCCATCTCAGATTTTCCATTAGAGCAAACTAGCACACCAATGATGAATCTAGCTCAGGTTCAAGAAGCTTTTGCTCAAGCTTCTAGCTACGAGATGAACCATCCAGTCAAGGGAGATGACAACTACTACATCATCTTTACTTCTGGTACGACTGGTAAGCCTAAGGGAGTGCAGATTTCCCATGATAATCTCCTCAGCTTTACCAACTGGATGATTACAGATAAGGAATTTGCGACGCCAAGTCGTCCGCAAATGCTGGCTCAGCCACCTTATTCTTTTGACCTATCTGTCATGTACTGGGCGCCAACCTTGGCACTGGGTGGCACGCTTTTCGCTCTTCCTTCGGCCATTACTCAGGATTTCAAAAAACTCTTTGCAACTATCTTTTCACTTCCAATCGCTATCTGGACATCAACACCGTCCTTTGCAGATATGGCCATGTTGTCAGAAGACTTTAACAGTGAGAAAATGCCAGGCATCACGCATTTCTACTTTGATGGTGAAGAATTGACGGTCAAAACAGCTCAAAAACTACGCGAGCGATTCCCAAATGCCCGTATTATCAATGCCTATGGTCCAACAGAAGCGACAGTAGCTTTGTCAGCAGTTGCTGTAACAGACGAGATGTTGGCGACTCTTAAACGCCTGCCAATCGGCTATACCAAGGCGGATTCTCCGACCTTTGTCATTGATGAGGAAGGTAAGAAAGTTCCAAATGGTGAACAGGGAGAAATCATCGTTTCTGGGCCAGCTGTTTCAAAAGGCTATATGAATAATCCTGAAAAAACGGCAGAAGCTTTCTTTGAGTTTGAAGGTCTTCCGGCCTATCACACAGGGGATGTAGGAACTCTGACAGATGAGGGCTTGCTTCTCTATGGTGGACGAATGGATTTCCAGATTAAGTTTAATGGTTATCGCATTGAGCTTGAAGATGTCTCTCAAAACCTCAACAAGTCTCGCTTTATCGAGTCGGCTGTTGCTGTCCCACGTTATAACAAGGACCACAAGGTGCAAAATCTACTGGCCTATGTCATCCTAAAAGACGGTGTCCGTCAGCAGTTTGAGCGTAATATCGATATTACCAAGGCTATTAAGGAAGACCTAGCAGATATTATGATGTCCTATATGATGCCGTCTAAGTTTCTCTATCGAGACAGTTTACCACTAACGCCTAATGGTAAAATTGATATCAAGGGCTTGATTAACGAGGTAAACAGCCGATGA